The sequence AAATGCAGATCCCCAGAGCCCCGAGGTGCTTTAGCTCAGGGCTGACACTGGCCTGCTCCCCTCCGGAGCCCCCACCTCCTCACTGCCCCTTTACTTGTTCTTCAGCTTTGGAGGCTGCCTCACCGTTGTGATGCTCGGGGACTCCACCATGCTGTGCGTGGGGGTGTCCGACTGATCTAGGATCCCACCAGGAACTGTGCCTCCCAGAGAGCACATGCTCGCTGCCTGCCCAGGGAATGAAAGAACCAGGGGGCAGGCAGTCTCACCTACGACAGTTCCTCCTACAGTCTCAAATAAGCCAAGAAAACCCAGTTACATATCTTTTTACTTTTGCAGAACACAAActaaaaaggataaagaaagccAAGAAATAACCATCGTTTTCTCCTTCTTGaccccatctattttactgctaggttcTCTCATATTTCCAAGGAAATTCCTATTCTGATGCTGGCTCGAAATCACAAAATAAGATAGAAAGTTTCCAAATTTGttttacaaaatatcaaaactctcAGTCTTACACCGGATAATCGGCAACAGATGTGTGATCATTGTCATCCATAAACTTAGAATCTAAAGCTAATTAATCCTTGTATTTAAAGGAACAACATTTGATAAACACCAATAGGACAACAAAAGATAAAGTTCCaagtcacccccccccccccccccccgttatGGGATCACAAAGGCGTTACAGTCTGTGCCCCCAGCCCCCGCCTGGCCCTCCACTGCTTGGATCACTGACTGCCCCCTTCAACCCCGGAGGGCCGCCTCAGCCTGAGGCTTCCCTCAGGGTGGGGAAAGCGGCTGCACGGGGCCCTGGGACTCACGCTGGCCCTGGCAGCACTGCCATCTCTGGCGGTGCCACTTCGGGCCCGGGCTCTCTCTTCCTCGTCTCTCAGTGCCTCTTCATACCAGGCCGGAAAGGCACTGGGGACGGTACCATTGACCCTGGCCACAAACTCCAGGACCCTCATCTTGCTGGTTTCCGCATGGGCCCTGGGACCCCACAGGAATTCATAGCGCACAGGATCACTGCCGGGCACCCTGCGGTACTCCAGGTACTTTGCCCGCACCCAGTCTCTGGTGAGGAGCTTCCTGGGCTCCCGTAGATGAAGTGCTCCCTCCCCACATGCACCCCCATCCCATTCAGGGCTTTCCAGATCTCCTCCTCAGGGGTGCAGGTGCCCTCCATGAAGATCATGCTCAGGACATTCACCAGGAGCCCAGTCTTGGGCACGTCCTGATGGTCACTCATCCCGTCGTGGGTGAGGCCCAGTGTGCTGACGAGGACATGGCACTGGCCGTCGGGGTCCAGTTCCTTCAAGTCTATGCCAAAGACCAGCTGCAGGCACTCAGAGGCCTCCCTGAAGATGACGGGGAAGTGCTCCTTGTAGTTTTCCATCACGACGCTCAGCATTTCTGTCCTGGTGACGGGCTCCTTTATTCGAAACTTGAGAAGCAGGAACTTCACCAAATCAGCCACGTTATCACTGATGGCATCTCTGAGCAAGGACTCAGCATCGGGCTGGGCCTGCGACGTGCTTGGGCCCTCCTCTTCTGGGCGGCTGGATCCCTCACCTGATGGGCTCGATGGAGCGGCTGCCGGGGCAGCGGGGGAGGAGCGGGCTCCCTGAGGACTCTGGGGGGGACGCGGTGTCCCAGCAGCAGGAACCTCCTCCGTGTTGCCTGGGACAAGAAAAGaacaagaggaggaagaggaggaagaggaggaggagtagAGGAGCCTTCCCCTCAGCCCCCGGAACCTGTGTGCCCACCGGGCCCTGGTCTCACTCTGGGCCTGAAGGCCTTCCTCAAGCTGGCAGCGCTGACTCTTGTGGCCACGAGGCATGATGACCCTTGTCAGGGGGGCAGGCAGGAGTCTGTGTCTGAGGGAGAGAAGGACAGTGTGAGTGGCCTCAGCCGAGAAATTCAACCTGGAAGCTCAGACAAAGGCCGACTTACAGGCCTGCTCCTTAGGGAGGGCTCGAGGGCGTCGCGGCTCTCCTGTCCTCCTGGAGGGCTTGTCCCCGAAGAACCTGGGGGAGGAAGTGAGACAGCCTCTTCCGTTTCAGCCCACCAGGACAGCCAGAGGTTTTTGGGGCTGAGAGAAGGCAGTGGAGCTGGGCACTGTGGGGTCCCCTCTGTTTGGGTTGCCTGGGGCCGTTGCTCACATCCAGGGGGCGTGACCCTCACTGTGACTCCTGGCACTGCCTCGGCCTCCTCCGCTTGGCTGACCTGAGGTCGCCTGCCTCAGACCAAAGCCCTCACCTTCGGGATCCTGGAGCCTGTAAGGGGAATTGAGGCACCTCAGGCTGCAAGCTGCAAGCACAGGCCTGAGATTCCAGCCCTGACACGAGAGGCAGGGTGGATTGTGTGGGGTCCCCGTTGTTCCTTGGTGGACGGTGCCCTCGGTGCTCACGCAGGGCCCTCACCTTTCCCCTGGAGACAGCTACCCCTGCCCAGGGCCCTCCAGGGGTGACAGCTAGGGCTGGGTGAACTCAATGGGGGTTCACATATCCTGAGATGGGGGTCCCCTCCATCCTCACCTTGATGCCTGGCAGGTCCTCCTTTTGTCTACCTGGGGCCACCCTGCTTAAGCCAAGGCCTTACCTCCACAGGACACTGAAGGAGGACGTGAGGGGCGCCACAGCCAGCCATG is a genomic window of Choloepus didactylus isolate mChoDid1 chromosome X, mChoDid1.pri, whole genome shotgun sequence containing:
- the LOC119522530 gene encoding LOW QUALITY PROTEIN: melanoma-associated antigen 10-like (The sequence of the model RefSeq protein was modified relative to this genomic sequence to represent the inferred CDS: inserted 1 base in 1 codon), translating into MPRGHKSQRCQLEEGLQAQSETRARWAHRFRGLRGRLLYSSSSSSSSSSCSFLVPGNTEEVPAAGTPRPPQSPQGARSSPAAPAAAPSSPSGEGSSRPEEEGPSTSQAQPDAESLLRDAISDNVADLVKFLLLKFRIKEPVTRTEMLSVVMENYKEHFPVIFREASECLQLVFGIDLKELDPDGQCHVLVSTLGLTHDGMSDHQDVPKTGLLVNVLSMIFMEGTCTPEEEIWKALNGMGVHVGREHFIYGXPRKLLTRDWVRAKYLEYRRVPGSDPVRYEFLWGPRAHAETSKMRVLEFVARVNGTVPSAFPAWYEEALRDEEERARARSGTARDGSAARASVSPRAPCSRFPHPEGSLRLRRPSGVEGGSQ